A window from Tenacibaculum singaporense encodes these proteins:
- the fbaA gene encoding class II fructose-bisphosphate aldolase, with protein MIKPGVATGKEVQAIFELAKQKGFALPAVNVVGSNTINTVLETAKELNSPVIIQFSNGGAQFNAGKGLSNDNEKAAIAGAVAGAKHIHLLAEAYGIPVILHTDHAAKKLLPWIDGLLDASEQFYKETGKPLYSSHMIDLSEEPIEENIEICKEYLARMSKMGMTLEIELGITGGEEDGVDNTDVDSSKLYTQPEEVAYAYEELMKVSPQFTIAAAFGNVHGVYKPGNVKLTPKILKNSQEHISEKYNVPHNTIDFVFHGGSGSTLEEIREAISYGVIKMNIDTDLQYAFTEGVRDYMKEKSAYLQSQIGNPEGDDVPNKKHYDPRKWLREGEQTFKARLKKAFEDLNNVNTL; from the coding sequence ATGATTAAACCTGGAGTTGCCACCGGAAAAGAAGTTCAAGCAATTTTTGAATTAGCAAAACAAAAAGGTTTTGCCTTACCAGCTGTTAATGTTGTAGGATCAAATACTATTAATACGGTTTTAGAAACAGCTAAAGAACTTAACTCGCCTGTAATAATCCAGTTCTCTAATGGAGGTGCTCAATTCAATGCAGGTAAAGGCTTATCAAATGATAATGAAAAAGCTGCTATTGCTGGTGCAGTAGCTGGTGCTAAACATATACACTTATTAGCAGAGGCATATGGTATTCCTGTTATTTTACATACCGATCATGCTGCAAAAAAATTATTACCTTGGATTGATGGTTTATTAGATGCTAGTGAGCAATTTTATAAAGAGACAGGAAAACCTCTATACAGTTCACACATGATTGATTTAAGTGAAGAACCAATAGAAGAAAATATTGAAATTTGTAAAGAATATCTTGCTCGTATGAGTAAAATGGGGATGACTTTAGAAATTGAATTAGGAATTACTGGAGGTGAAGAAGACGGTGTTGATAATACAGATGTTGATAGCTCTAAATTATACACACAACCAGAAGAAGTAGCTTATGCTTATGAAGAATTAATGAAAGTTAGTCCGCAATTTACTATTGCTGCTGCCTTCGGAAATGTTCACGGAGTATATAAACCAGGAAACGTAAAATTAACTCCAAAAATTTTAAAGAACTCACAAGAACACATTTCAGAAAAATATAACGTTCCTCATAACACAATCGACTTTGTATTCCACGGAGGATCTGGTTCTACTTTAGAAGAAATTCGTGAAGCTATTAGTTACGGAGTTATAAAAATGAATATCGATACCGATTTACAATATGCATTTACCGAAGGTGTTCGTGATTATATGAAAGAAAAATCTGCATATTTGCAATCTCAAATCGGTAACCCTGAAGGAGATGATGTTCCTAACAAAAAACATTATGACCCTCGTAAATGGTTACGTGAAGGAGAACAAACTTTTAAAGCTCGATTAAAGAAAGCTTTTGAGGACCTAAATAATGTAAACACATTATAA
- the accD gene encoding acetyl-CoA carboxylase, carboxyltransferase subunit beta: MAWFKRTDKGIQTPTEEKKDTPKGLWYKTPSGKIIDTDELKKNLYVSPEDGYHVRIGSKEYFEIFFDDNKFTELDPKLSAKDPLKFEDTKKYPEKLKAAQKKTGLKDAARAAVGKSMGKDLVIASMDFAFIGGSMGSVVGEKIARAIDYSIKNNIPFLMISKSGGARMQEALLSLMQLAKTSAKLAQLAEAKIPYISLCTDPTTGGTTASFAMLGDINIAEPNALIGFAGPRVVKDTTGKDLPEGFQRSEFLLEHGFLDGIYERKDLKKQVNLYLDLIQNQPVRA, translated from the coding sequence ATGGCTTGGTTTAAACGTACAGACAAAGGGATTCAAACCCCAACAGAAGAAAAAAAAGACACACCAAAAGGCTTGTGGTATAAAACCCCAAGCGGAAAGATAATTGACACAGACGAACTTAAAAAAAATTTATACGTAAGTCCAGAAGATGGATATCATGTACGTATAGGGAGTAAAGAATATTTTGAAATATTTTTTGACGATAATAAGTTCACAGAACTTGATCCAAAATTATCTGCTAAAGATCCATTAAAATTTGAGGATACTAAAAAGTACCCTGAAAAACTAAAAGCTGCTCAGAAGAAAACAGGATTAAAAGATGCTGCTCGTGCTGCTGTTGGTAAATCAATGGGAAAAGATTTAGTAATTGCTTCAATGGATTTTGCTTTTATTGGTGGATCTATGGGAAGCGTTGTTGGTGAAAAAATAGCAAGAGCTATTGATTATTCTATCAAAAACAATATTCCTTTCTTAATGATTTCTAAATCAGGAGGAGCTCGTATGCAAGAGGCTTTGCTTTCTTTAATGCAATTAGCTAAAACTTCTGCAAAGCTAGCGCAATTAGCTGAGGCTAAAATTCCATACATATCTTTATGTACCGATCCAACTACTGGAGGGACCACAGCTTCATTTGCCATGTTAGGAGACATAAACATTGCTGAACCAAATGCTTTAATTGGATTTGCAGGACCTCGTGTAGTAAAAGATACTACTGGTAAAGATTTACCAGAAGGTTTCCAACGTTCTGAATTTTTATTAGAACACGGTTTCTTAGATGGTATTTACGAACGAAAAGACTTAAAAAAACAGGTAAACTTATATTTAGATTTAATACAAAATCAACCTGTAAGAGCATAA
- the rpsO gene encoding 30S ribosomal protein S15 translates to MYLTKEVKEQIFAKHGKGANDTGTAEGQIALFTHRINHLTEHLKKNRKDFNTERSLVRMVGKRRSLLDYLKKKEINRYRAIIKELGIRK, encoded by the coding sequence ATGTATTTAACAAAAGAAGTTAAAGAACAAATCTTCGCAAAACACGGTAAAGGAGCAAATGATACTGGTACTGCAGAAGGTCAAATCGCGTTATTTACGCACAGAATTAACCACTTAACTGAGCACTTAAAGAAAAATCGTAAAGATTTTAACACAGAACGCTCGTTAGTACGTATGGTAGGTAAGCGTAGAAGCTTATTAGATTATCTAAAGAAAAAAGAGATTAATAGATATCGTGCGATTATTAAAGAATTAGGAATTAGAAAATAA
- a CDS encoding polyribonucleotide nucleotidyltransferase, protein MIPKVFNQVIELGDGRTITLETGKLAKQADGSVVVRMGDTMLLATVVSARTANPGIDFLPLTVDYREKFAAAGRYPGGFMKREARPSNEEILTMRLVDRVLRPLFPKDYHAETQVMIQLMSHDEEVMPDALAGLAASAAIQLSDIPFEAPISEVRVARINGEFIINPSATQLAEADIDLMVGASNDFVAMVEGEMDEVSEEEMAEAIRVAHEAIKVQCDAQVALAEAFGKKETREYEGEAEDEELAQKIHDAAYQKCYDIAKKGTSKQERGLAFSEVKEEVIAMFTEEELEEYGDLVGKYFSKAHKAAVRDLTLNEGLRLDGRTTTDIRPIWCEVDYLPRTHGSSIFTRGETQALATVTLGTSRDANMVDSPTMQGEEKFYLHYNFPPFSTGEARPLRGTSRREIGHGNLAQRALKGMIPEDCPYTVRIVSEVLESNGSSSMATVCSGTMALMDAGVQMKKPVSGIAMGLISDGDRYAVLSDILGDEDHLGDMDFKVTGTADGITACQMDIKIKGLSYEILVKALKQARDGRLHILEKLTDTIATPNDDVKSHAPKMVNRVIPNDLIGAFIGPGGKHIQELQKETETTIVINEDPVTEEGIVEILGTNQEGIDKVIARIDSMMFKPEKGSVYEVKVVKLLDFGAVVEYTEAPGNEVLLHVSELAWERTNNVTDVVNLGDILDVKYFGIDPKTRKEKVSRKALLPKPEGYVARPPRDNNKGRDNRNRDNRRDDRKPRQDKKES, encoded by the coding sequence ATGATTCCAAAAGTATTTAACCAAGTAATAGAACTTGGAGATGGGAGAACCATCACATTAGAAACAGGAAAATTAGCAAAACAAGCAGATGGTTCTGTTGTTGTAAGAATGGGAGATACAATGTTATTAGCAACAGTTGTATCAGCAAGAACTGCAAATCCAGGTATTGACTTTTTACCATTAACGGTAGATTACCGTGAAAAATTTGCAGCTGCAGGTCGTTACCCTGGTGGATTTATGAAGCGTGAAGCACGCCCTTCAAACGAAGAAATTTTAACAATGCGTTTAGTAGACCGTGTATTGCGTCCACTATTCCCAAAAGATTATCACGCAGAAACTCAGGTAATGATTCAATTAATGTCTCATGATGAAGAAGTAATGCCAGATGCCTTAGCTGGTTTAGCTGCCTCTGCTGCAATTCAATTATCAGACATCCCTTTTGAAGCACCGATTTCGGAAGTACGTGTTGCACGTATTAATGGTGAATTCATTATCAACCCTAGTGCTACTCAATTAGCTGAAGCGGATATCGACTTAATGGTTGGAGCTTCTAATGACTTTGTTGCAATGGTTGAAGGAGAAATGGATGAAGTTTCTGAAGAAGAAATGGCAGAAGCAATCCGTGTGGCACACGAGGCTATTAAAGTACAATGTGATGCTCAAGTAGCACTGGCGGAAGCTTTTGGTAAAAAAGAAACTCGTGAGTATGAAGGAGAAGCTGAAGACGAAGAGTTAGCACAAAAAATTCATGATGCAGCTTACCAAAAATGTTATGACATTGCTAAAAAAGGAACTTCTAAACAAGAAAGAGGGTTAGCTTTTTCTGAAGTTAAAGAAGAGGTTATTGCAATGTTCACCGAAGAAGAATTAGAAGAATACGGTGATTTAGTAGGAAAATATTTTAGTAAAGCACACAAAGCAGCTGTTAGAGATTTAACTTTAAATGAAGGTTTACGTTTAGACGGACGTACCACTACTGATATTAGACCTATTTGGTGTGAGGTAGATTACTTACCAAGAACTCATGGTTCATCAATCTTTACACGTGGAGAAACTCAAGCATTAGCTACCGTAACTTTAGGTACTTCTAGAGATGCAAACATGGTAGATTCTCCAACAATGCAAGGAGAAGAAAAATTCTACTTACACTATAACTTCCCTCCTTTTTCAACTGGAGAAGCACGCCCTTTAAGAGGAACTTCTCGCCGTGAAATTGGTCATGGTAACCTAGCTCAAAGAGCTTTAAAAGGAATGATTCCTGAAGATTGCCCTTATACAGTTCGTATAGTATCTGAAGTATTAGAATCTAATGGTTCTTCTTCAATGGCTACTGTTTGTTCGGGTACAATGGCACTGATGGACGCAGGGGTTCAAATGAAAAAACCAGTTTCTGGTATTGCAATGGGGTTAATTTCTGATGGTGATCGTTATGCTGTTTTATCTGATATTTTAGGAGATGAAGATCACTTAGGAGACATGGACTTTAAAGTAACTGGTACTGCTGATGGTATTACAGCTTGTCAAATGGATATTAAGATTAAAGGGTTGTCATATGAAATCTTAGTAAAAGCTTTAAAACAAGCTCGTGATGGTCGTTTACATATCTTAGAAAAATTAACAGATACTATCGCTACTCCAAATGACGATGTTAAATCTCATGCTCCTAAAATGGTAAATAGAGTAATTCCTAACGACTTAATTGGAGCATTTATTGGTCCGGGTGGAAAACACATCCAAGAGTTACAAAAAGAAACAGAAACTACGATTGTTATTAACGAAGACCCTGTTACTGAAGAAGGTATCGTTGAGATTTTAGGAACAAACCAAGAAGGAATTGATAAGGTTATTGCTCGCATCGATTCAATGATGTTTAAACCTGAAAAAGGTTCTGTATATGAAGTAAAAGTAGTGAAGTTATTAGATTTTGGTGCTGTTGTAGAATATACTGAAGCTCCAGGAAATGAAGTTTTACTACACGTTAGCGAATTAGCTTGGGAACGTACAAACAATGTAACTGACGTTGTTAATTTAGGAGATATTTTAGATGTAAAATACTTCGGAATTGACCCAAAAACACGTAAAGAAAAAGTATCTCGTAAAGCCTTATTACCTAAACCAGAAGGTTATGTAGCAAGACCTCCTAGAGATAACAACAAAGGAAGAGATAATCGTAATCGCGATAATCGTCGTGACGATAGAAAACCTAGACAAGATAAAAAAGAATCATAA